The Panicum hallii strain FIL2 chromosome 9, PHallii_v3.1, whole genome shotgun sequence genome has a window encoding:
- the LOC112876863 gene encoding probable protein phosphatase 2C 71: MAELPLAAGLLDLRPGKLSPKPPPPLPLPLPARRRTHATAATAAVPSPRHAVPELHSTTELADGSIVFRFAPPKPDVLEPQAEPASRGLGAAAATSPDSTVSPASGAVTGGETEPEPDSEQGVTGAGLGALAVVEQSRPNAAAVVSPAPPPPDAGAASAADKEEPEQAAGSNSGVEEAKARSASVEVIAAAESGYEPEGDGVAVGAGVLTSGAAVETTWTGLEPCEGSKDASAADASGGCEEATGTAGLEDSEAASEGSTARDLDTDVETESSGSSGDEQGAEFGVPLPTVEQVSKEVDWKKGTSEVKDSVRMVEIARSTLVLSSGAAILPHPSKVATGGEDAYFIAGNGWFGVADGVGQWSFEGINAGLYARELMDGCNKFVTENQGASDLRPEQILSKAADEACSPGSSTVLVAHFDGQVLQASNIGDSGFLVIRNGEVYEKSKPMVYGFNFPLQIEKGDDPFKLVQNYAIDLEEGDVIVMATDGLFDNVYEHEVAAIISKSLQADLKPTEIAEHLAAKAQEVGRSGAGRSPFSDAALSVGYLGFSGGKLDDITVVVSIIRTSEI, translated from the exons ATGGCGGAGTTGCCGCTGGCGGCAGGGCTGCTGGACCTGCGACCCGGCAAGCTCTCACCGAAACCACCCCCGCCGCTCCCTCTGCCGctccctgcgcgccgccgcacgCATGCTACAGCCGCCACTGCGGCGGTCCCGTCCCCGCGCCACGCGGTTCCAGAACTCCACTCCACCACCG AGCTGGCGGATGGTAGCATCGTCTTCCGCTTCGCCCCACCAAAGCCCGACGTGCTGGAGCCGCAGGCGGAGCCGGCGAGCCGTGGTTTGGGAGCGGCCGCAGCGACCAGCCCCGACTCCACAGTCTCCCCTGCTTCGGGCGctgtcaccggcggcgagacgGAACCGGAGCCTGACTCTGAGCAGGGAGTCACCGGCGCAGGATTGGGCGCCCTGGCAGTGGTCGAGCAGTCGCGCCCGAACGCCGCAGCGGTGGTTTCGCCCGCACCTCCCCCTCCTGACGCCggtgccgcctccgccgcggatAAGGAGGAACCGGAACAGGCGGCGGGTTCCAATTCCGGCGTTGAGGAGGCAAAGGCTAGGTCGGCCTCCGTCGAGGTGATTGCAGCCGCCGAATCTGGGTATGAGCCGGAGGGCGACGGCGTCGCAGTTGGGGCAGGCGTGCTGACGAGTGGTGCTGCCGTGGAGACGACATGGACGGGTTTGGAGCCGTGCGAGGGGAGCAAGGACGCCTCAGCCGCTGATGCGAGTGGTGGCTGCGAGGAGGCGACAGGGACAGCCGGTTTAGAGGACTCTGAGGCCGCATCAGAAGGCTCCACCGCTCGCGATTTAGACACCGACGTTGAGACGGAATCCAGCGGCTCCAGCGGCGACGAGCAGGGCGCCGAGTTCGGGGTCCCCCTACCAACAGTG GAACAAGTTAGCAAGGAGGTGGATTGGAAAAAAGGCACTTCAGAAGTGAAGGATTCTGTTAG GATGGTTGAAATAGCCCGATCAACACTTGTGTTGTCGTCAGGTGCTGCAATTCTGCCTCATCCTTCTAAG GTAGCAACAGGCGGAGAAGATGCGTATTTTATTGCAGGCAATGGCTGGTTTGGTGTAGCAGATGGAGTTGGCCAATGGTCATTTGAAG GAATCAATGCGGGGCTTTATGCAAGAGAACTAATGGATGGTTGTAACAAATTCGTTACTGAGAATCAAGGGGCTTCAGATCTTAGACCGGAGCAAATCCTTTCTAAGGCAGCAGATGAAGCATGCTCTCCTGGTTCTTCCACTGTATTAGTTGCTCACTTTGATGGCCAG GTCCTTCAAGCATCAAATATCGGAGACTCTGGGTTTTTGGTAATAAGAAACGGAGAAGTGTATGAGAAATCAAAACCTATGGTTTACGGTTTCAATTTTCCACTACAAATTGAGAAGGGAGATGACCCCTTTAAACTTGTACAG AATTATGCTATTGATCTAGAGGAAGGCGATGTAATTGTGATGGCAACGGATGGCCTTTTCGATAATGTCTATGAGCATGAAGTAGCTGCAATTATCTCCAAATCATTGCAGGCAGATCTAAAACCAACG GAGATCGCGGAGCACTTGGCTGCGAAGGCCCAGGAAGTGGGTAGGTCTGGAGCTGGGAGAAGCCCATTTTCAGATGCTGCTCTCTCAGTTGGGTACCTTGGTTTCAGTGGGGGCAAACTGGATGATATAACCGTTGTTGTATCAATTATCCGGACTTCAGAAATTTAA